In the Hyphomonadaceae bacterium BL14 genome, one interval contains:
- a CDS encoding DUF6065 family protein gives MKLICHTLSGDVPPIRPASQKRQWMDDTPEGFAYRCLPLVVANQHGWEVFAPHGLTARWNGGVRVEDVEVVLDQPLSMGRAGSAMANFGSGILTFEMGFLLRTPPGWNIWVQGPVNQPKDGISPLTGVIETDWSPYTFTMNWRFTRPGEVRFEAGEALAHLFPVRRDLFERVQPELRSIHADPKTASQMDTWRESRTDFMKRLKTHDPQAAEEKWQKGYFRGLMPDGSKGPADHKTKLRVKPFADAPDAGQSKRRR, from the coding sequence ATGAAGCTGATCTGCCATACCCTGTCGGGCGACGTCCCGCCGATTCGCCCCGCCTCCCAGAAGCGCCAGTGGATGGACGACACGCCGGAAGGCTTTGCCTATCGCTGCCTGCCGCTGGTGGTGGCCAATCAGCATGGCTGGGAGGTGTTTGCGCCCCACGGCCTGACGGCGCGCTGGAATGGCGGCGTGCGGGTGGAAGATGTGGAGGTGGTGCTGGACCAGCCACTGTCCATGGGGCGGGCGGGCTCGGCCATGGCCAATTTCGGCTCAGGCATCCTCACCTTCGAGATGGGTTTTCTGCTGCGCACCCCGCCAGGCTGGAATATCTGGGTCCAGGGGCCGGTCAACCAGCCCAAGGACGGTATATCGCCCCTGACCGGCGTGATCGAGACTGACTGGAGCCCCTATACCTTCACCATGAACTGGCGCTTCACCCGGCCGGGCGAGGTGCGCTTTGAGGCCGGCGAGGCGCTGGCCCATCTCTTCCCGGTGCGCCGTGATCTGTTCGAACGGGTGCAGCCCGAACTGCGCTCCATTCATGCCGACCCCAAGACCGCGAGCCAGATGGACACCTGGCGCGAGAGCCGCACCGATTTCATGAAGCGCCTCAAAACCCACGACCCCCAGGCGGCCGAGGAGAAATGGCAGAAGGGCTATTTCCGCGGCCTCATGCCTGACGGCTCCAAAGGCCCCGCCGACCACAAGACCAAGCTGCGCGTGAAACCCTTTGCAGACGCGCCGGACGCGGGGCAATCGAAGCGGCGCAGGTGA
- a CDS encoding TonB-dependent receptor, protein MNRFTKAAALGATALAAGLVTTAAQAQVDVITVTAQKREQTLQEVPIAVTVVQAETIQNAQIVDALDLQSVIPSLRVSQLERSSNTTFIIRGQGNGANNPGIEPSVAVYIDGVFRPRAGSALSDLMGIERVEVLRGPQSTLFGKNATAGVVSIVTQEPQFEVGSTLEVTLGNLNQRIVRGSVTGPLTENLAFSLSGSSNTRSGYYENLGTGGDFNDRNRWALRGQALFTPTNNLSFRLIADWDELDERCCGTDRVIDGVTAPLIRNLLGGQTSAGAGFEYQIASDFANENKIQNAGISLQADWNLSDNLALSSITAYRIYDDFVDFEGDFTTLALLGENTRGLDVETFTQEFRLTGDWNNRAFFLLGAFFSDEDMTVTDSRIYGADARPYVDLLTATGTITIAPGVVIPNPATSTITALEAATGFPAGTFYGAGRGTRFTAEQSDRQMQLFGQVDFDVTERLTLTAGLAYFQSEKEVDFTNVVRNNPFSDLNLVQVGFGLLLQGAGVANPNDPAQVGAFAAANPAAFAAIQAASTTFPSSGAPLSNPLLTLFQQGLQPLSAMTPFPNAVEDGRTDDSDWPYTLRAAYELTDNFNVYASFARGFKASSWNLTPDTRPASADVAALRAAGQLAADNALGLPTIVNTAEALGVAGNQRFARPEITETFEIGVKSQFDWGFVNVAFFDQTIVDFQSSIFQGAGFAVINAGEQSARGVEFDAAISPSAIPGLTLSVSGIWMDAEFDDFPGAPVVSGSPEDLADGVPDGRGDLSGVAVAGIPEFAGSFGFQYTRDVSYGQAFVRADYQYESETNLGNSLPGTLTRQVGTFNAGLGVNLNNGLEALLWGRNLNNDEYYTAGFPTTLQPGSFSTYANQPRTYGVTLRARF, encoded by the coding sequence AGCGGCCGCGCTTGGCGCAACCGCACTGGCCGCTGGACTCGTCACCACTGCCGCCCAAGCGCAGGTCGATGTCATCACAGTGACCGCGCAAAAGCGCGAACAGACCTTGCAGGAAGTGCCTATCGCGGTGACCGTGGTGCAGGCCGAGACAATCCAGAACGCACAGATCGTGGATGCGCTCGACCTTCAATCCGTCATTCCGTCCCTGCGGGTCAGCCAGCTCGAGCGCAGCTCGAATACGACCTTCATCATTCGCGGCCAGGGCAATGGGGCGAACAATCCCGGCATCGAGCCGTCGGTTGCCGTTTACATTGATGGTGTCTTCCGCCCGCGCGCCGGCTCGGCCCTGTCCGACCTGATGGGCATTGAGCGCGTCGAAGTCCTGCGTGGCCCGCAATCGACCCTGTTCGGGAAAAACGCCACGGCTGGCGTGGTGAGCATCGTCACCCAGGAGCCCCAGTTCGAGGTTGGCTCCACCCTCGAGGTGACGTTGGGCAATTTGAACCAGCGCATCGTCAGGGGCTCGGTCACCGGGCCGCTCACTGAAAACCTTGCCTTCTCCCTGTCGGGCAGCAGCAATACCCGCAGCGGGTATTACGAAAATCTCGGAACCGGCGGCGACTTCAATGACCGCAACCGCTGGGCCTTGCGTGGCCAGGCCCTGTTTACGCCCACCAATAATCTCTCGTTCCGTCTCATTGCCGACTGGGATGAATTGGACGAGCGTTGCTGCGGCACCGACCGGGTGATCGACGGCGTCACGGCACCGCTGATCCGCAACCTGCTGGGCGGCCAGACGTCGGCCGGAGCCGGATTCGAGTATCAGATCGCGAGTGATTTCGCGAACGAGAACAAGATCCAGAACGCCGGCATATCGCTTCAGGCCGACTGGAATCTGAGCGATAATCTGGCGCTCAGCTCGATCACCGCTTACCGGATCTACGACGACTTCGTCGACTTCGAAGGCGATTTCACCACGCTTGCGCTGCTTGGTGAAAACACCCGCGGTCTGGACGTGGAGACCTTCACCCAGGAATTCCGTCTGACCGGTGACTGGAATAATCGCGCCTTCTTCCTGCTCGGCGCGTTCTTCTCCGACGAAGACATGACAGTGACCGATTCGCGCATCTATGGCGCGGACGCACGGCCCTATGTGGATCTGCTCACGGCGACCGGCACCATCACCATCGCGCCGGGCGTGGTTATTCCCAACCCGGCGACCAGCACCATCACCGCGCTCGAGGCGGCGACCGGCTTCCCCGCCGGCACGTTCTATGGCGCCGGCCGCGGCACGCGCTTCACAGCGGAGCAATCTGACCGCCAGATGCAGCTGTTCGGTCAGGTTGATTTCGATGTCACCGAGCGCCTGACGCTGACGGCCGGCCTCGCCTATTTCCAGAGCGAGAAAGAGGTCGACTTCACCAATGTTGTGCGCAACAACCCGTTCTCTGACCTGAACCTCGTTCAGGTTGGCTTCGGCTTGCTGCTGCAAGGTGCCGGCGTTGCCAATCCTAACGATCCGGCTCAAGTCGGCGCATTTGCAGCCGCCAACCCGGCGGCGTTTGCGGCGATCCAGGCGGCGTCCACTACCTTCCCCAGCAGCGGCGCGCCGCTGTCCAACCCGCTGCTCACCCTGTTCCAGCAGGGCCTTCAGCCGCTGAGCGCCATGACGCCGTTCCCGAACGCCGTCGAAGACGGGCGGACCGACGACTCTGACTGGCCTTACACGCTGCGTGCGGCCTATGAGCTCACGGACAATTTCAATGTCTATGCGTCGTTCGCCCGCGGTTTCAAAGCGTCGTCCTGGAACCTGACGCCTGACACCCGTCCGGCCTCGGCCGACGTGGCCGCCCTGCGTGCGGCTGGCCAGCTTGCCGCCGACAACGCGCTCGGCCTGCCCACCATCGTCAACACCGCCGAGGCCCTTGGCGTGGCGGGCAACCAGCGCTTCGCGCGTCCGGAAATCACCGAGACGTTCGAGATCGGGGTCAAAAGCCAGTTCGACTGGGGCTTCGTGAACGTGGCATTCTTCGACCAGACGATTGTGGACTTCCAGTCCTCGATCTTCCAGGGGGCCGGGTTCGCGGTCATCAACGCTGGTGAGCAGAGCGCGCGGGGCGTGGAATTTGACGCCGCCATCAGCCCGTCTGCGATCCCGGGCCTGACCCTCAGTGTGTCGGGCATCTGGATGGACGCCGAGTTCGACGACTTCCCGGGTGCCCCGGTGGTTTCGGGCAGCCCCGAGGATCTGGCCGACGGTGTGCCGGATGGCAGAGGTGATCTGTCCGGTGTCGCCGTCGCCGGCATTCCTGAATTCGCGGGCTCGTTCGGCTTCCAGTACACGCGCGATGTCAGTTACGGCCAAGCCTTTGTCCGGGCTGATTACCAGTATGAGTCGGAAACGAACCTTGGCAACAGCTTGCCCGGTACGCTCACCCGGCAAGTGGGCACCTTTAACGCGGGCCTTGGGGTCAACCTCAATAACGGCCTCGAGGCGCTGCTGTGGGGCCGCAACCTGAACAATGACGAATACTACACGGCGGGCTTCCCGACGACGCTGCAGCCGGGTTCGTTCTCGACCTATGCGAACCAGCCGCGCACGTACGGTGTGACCCTGCGCGCCCGCTTCTAG
- a CDS encoding DUF2061 domain-containing protein: MTALARALFYQSAPARMPAVRRGLLKTLSYGLTHMIVAMAVVFALTRDWRAALAVGLIEPVVQTFAYVLHERAWARAERQPVVHQGKDGSAPFGASHHGPR; the protein is encoded by the coding sequence ATGACCGCCCTTGCCCGCGCTTTGTTTTATCAATCCGCTCCTGCCCGCATGCCGGCGGTCCGGCGCGGCCTGCTCAAGACGTTGAGCTACGGCCTCACCCACATGATCGTGGCGATGGCGGTGGTGTTTGCCCTGACCCGCGACTGGCGGGCCGCTCTGGCGGTCGGTCTGATTGAGCCGGTCGTGCAGACCTTTGCCTATGTGCTGCACGAGCGCGCCTGGGCGCGTGCGGAGCGTCAGCCCGTCGTCCATCAGGGCAAAGACGGCTCCGCCCCGTTTGGCGCATCGCACCACGGACCGCGCTGA
- the rph gene encoding ribonuclease PH → MRPDGRQPDALRPIRFEMGFSPYAEGSCLVKMGDTHVLCTASVDEATPPWLRGQGRGWVTAEYAMLPRATHQRTRREVNSGKPSGRTQEIQRLIGRSLRACIDLKALGERQILIDCDVLQADGGTRTASVTGAWLALKSACLWLVEEGVIKANPVHAQLAAVSAGIIAGEPRLDLEYEEDRIAETDANFVLTSAGGVVEVQATAEDRPMSQAEFDALFALARRGVTSLCAAQSEVLKG, encoded by the coding sequence ATGCGCCCTGACGGTCGCCAGCCCGACGCCCTGCGTCCGATCCGGTTTGAGATGGGCTTCAGCCCCTATGCCGAAGGCTCATGCCTGGTGAAGATGGGCGACACTCATGTGCTGTGCACAGCCAGCGTGGACGAAGCGACCCCGCCCTGGCTGCGCGGTCAGGGGCGCGGCTGGGTGACGGCGGAGTACGCCATGCTGCCGCGTGCCACCCATCAGCGTACGCGCCGTGAGGTCAATTCGGGCAAACCGTCGGGCCGCACCCAGGAAATCCAGCGCCTGATCGGGCGCTCGCTGCGCGCCTGCATCGATCTCAAGGCGTTGGGCGAGCGTCAGATTCTCATCGACTGCGACGTGCTCCAGGCCGATGGCGGCACGCGCACCGCCTCGGTTACCGGTGCCTGGCTGGCGCTGAAGTCAGCCTGTCTCTGGCTGGTCGAGGAGGGGGTGATCAAGGCCAATCCCGTCCACGCCCAGCTCGCCGCGGTGTCTGCGGGCATCATCGCGGGCGAGCCGCGCCTCGATCTGGAATATGAAGAAGACCGCATCGCCGAAACCGACGCCAATTTCGTGCTGACGTCAGCGGGCGGCGTGGTCGAGGTACAGGCCACGGCCGAAGACCGGCCGATGAGCCAGGCCGAGTTCGACGCACTGTTTGCGCTGGCCCGCCGGGGCGTGACCTCGCTGTGTGCCGCCCAGAGCGAGGTGCTGAAGGGCTAG